The sequence ATGAGCTGTATCATCTGACATAAGAACATCTATAATGTTCTATTCATATATGAAAAGAGGCATGTGTAATAATGTTATTCTAATGTTCTCAGTAGCTTTGCTTAAGTGTCCCTTTGGCCGCCCAACTTAATTCTCTGCCAGTATGAGAAGTGAAATGTTACGTgtttgatttatagcctgctcTAGCCTACGGTCTTAAAATGTCTCATGGCACTTTTTCCAAATACGTTGCCATTTCCTAGCTACATTTTACATTTTTAGCCCATTGCTATGGGTGCCATGTGCTCCCCAGGAGTCTACTTGCATGGACACACCCTCAAGCAGCTGGGCTCTGCCAGGAAACCGCTTACCAACCTGCCAACTACTAACTTAGGCACAAAGCCTGGAACAGTAAGCCTGGAACACTTTGAATAACATTGGGTGAGCTGGGGGCAGCAGAGAGAACAGCACGAGGAGGGGCTGAGCTGGGAGCTATTTGTGGTGATGGACACACCGCTCTGTCTCTCACAGTCTCATTCCCCCCAAATTGCACCATGACAGCAGAgccaagatgccactggattcaggcTTCATTGACCTCATTCCTGAAAATTCCTCGGTGCTCCtccaaagaaaaggaggaggtCCTGTTTTCTAATTACCAGTTCAAGAATTTATCACTTGGGGTTATCTTCCCAGTCTAGCAAGCAGCTTCCGTATACACTTGAATGAACCTATGCAGTCAAGCAAGACTCCCTTtagagaaggaggcaggaaggcaggcaatgTATTCAGACATATTTTGGACCACATTCCAATCGAGTTCAAAGCCGCAGATACTATTATAGTCATCCCTGCTTTAGAAGACACATGGACCTTTTTTCTACCCTAGTCTGCAACACCCAGTTTTCACCTAAACAAGCCAGTGTTCGTAACTGGCAAGGCTGAATGAGACCTCCATATTCCATGGCAGTCCACCATTTGctgggtggcagcagtggtgggagGCTTTGGCCTGTGCCTCTGGCTTGAGGGCTATCTGGCAGGCTGCTCGGGAAAACAGGATGGTGGCTTAGCTGAAAACTGTTcttctgatccaacaaggctcctCTCCTGCTATACTGAAAATTAGTTGGTATTAAAAGAGAGAATTTCTATCACTTAGTAACAGGACATGTGTGCCAGTTCACATGTCACTTGATAGATGCAGATTGGAAAAATTAATTACATAGTGTAAATAAGTATTTGAGACATTGTAAAAGCTTATGTAAACCtctgagattattattattatttattagatttatttcccgccactccccgtaggctcgtggcaggtcacaatagtcttatccccattaaaatacccattaaaagactttaaaaacaatcccaacgtGGCaaaagctctcattattcctaccccctgctatcagataGAAAGCCTCAGACACAGCATACATTCatgtgatgaagggagctttgactcttgagtttataccctgaaaatctttttaCGTCTCTACAGTGCTACTGCACTCTAACATATATTTAGATCATCAGTGTACATTTGTTTCTGGACTTGACCTATTAAGCAGCCAAGTTGCCTTGGCAAAAATGGCCAATGTGATCTGATATGTCATTTattttttcctgccttcccctTTCTTGCATGCAGGTGTGCAATTTACACCTGTGCAAATAAGGTGAGGCAACAGACAGGGTCTTGCCAAGtgctctttttcctttttaaaaaaggacaacTGCTGCAGCCCTGAAGTAACCTTGGGATATATTAGATACTATTATTGTTCAATACATTATTCTAGTGTTTGTTTCAGGAAGCACCAGATGTGCCCAGAATCTGTTACCATTTCCATGTTTTCTTTTAACTataaatataatgtaaataaatggcAGAGGGCAAACCAGTcttttggtatttttttaaattgtatttttatattcCAAAACTTAAgattattacattttaaattttgtaaatttAAATTGTCTCTTAAATGTTCTTATCTGCccagagcctccagggaagggaggattagaaatgtaataataaaataaataaaaaataatgccATTGAGGGCTATTGTGATTAAACCCCTTAACCGTTCCTCCCCTGCTAAAGATTTCCCTCTGCCTCTTTATCTTTTCCTAGTATGAGCTCTGAAACTGTGAACAATTATTTATACAGGGAAATCAGCAAATGCAAGAAAAGTTCagcatccttccttctcatccacgGATCCTCCCATATAACTAACTGCCTTCCCTTCACTTAATCATTTCTAGTTCTGTCCTGAAACATGGCCTTGCATTTCACAGTAGTTTGATGTCTCGTCTCATCTCCCCCTTGGTAGCATCATGTCCCTTACCTGACTTGGGCCAGGTTGGTAAGTATTTCTTCCCAGCCAGAGTAGGAACTCAGATTGTCTAAGTAATGAGTCTGCTCCTTCCCACTAAGCATTTGAATGCTTTCCAATGCGAAAGAAATAGTTCAAAGCTTTCTTCAAATAAGAAAGAAAGCCAGGTTCAGGTTAAATCAGGCAACAGGACAGGTTTATGGCTAGTTGGAAAAGGTTTTATTGATAAATTACACTGAGATCTATACATACAAGAACAatcctccatttccccccatctAACTGAATGGCTGTCTATATATCCAGAACGCATTATCTGTCCCACTGGCTCATCACAGGTGACTGCACAAACAGGATTGTTCTCAGTATTCACTGGACCAAATAGTGGGAACCAGTTACAGCACGGTGTTTGACATGACATCCTGGCCTTGTGCCCAGCAAGGTACTTTTTTCTGGGGGATGCTTTGGTCTCAAGCTCCCTAGAAAAGCTTCTTGATGCCCAAGTGGCAAGATGTATGTGCAGTCCCTGAAGGGACTAACTGCACAGTCTCTCAAGCTAGGCTTAGAAGCCCAGTGCAGACAGCTCCAGCTTGGTTGgggctgagaagaagaggaggaaggcaTGTGTTTCAGTACCAATCTAGAAACGGGGGATAAAGGCAAGAGAGTCAATCCTTGGAGAGTGGGGGGCAGGGtctgggtggtataaaaaatggCCCTAAGGATCATGAGAGGCAAACCATGGGAAGAATCCACCCTCAAGACTGCCCACCTGTGCTGCTTGTCACCCCTTGTCTGTGCCCTGCAGCAAGTGAACATGTGCAATTCTCTAAAGCCCACCACAAAATCTCCCAGCCATAGTTCGAAGGACACAGTCTGTTTTCCCCAGGCACAAGAGCAGCCTCGTTCATGGGGGTTGCAGCTCACCCCCTGGGCCACAGAATGGGCCCTGTGCCAGCAACCTCCAACTCAGTTCCTTGGTGCAGACGGCTGATTGATGATGACTTGGATGACAAAGTCCTTCTGAATTTTGGTTTCTTGAAGGCGGGTCCGGTCGGTCAGGAGCTTGCCAGAAAAAAACCAGCGCTGCCAGCTAGGCTCCAGCCCCTCCTGGGCAAAGAGTTGCTTTTTAAGCTGCCCAATAGTGTCAGTCATGCTGGCGCTCAGGCGCACGTCCTTGCCAGTGGAGAGGCGCACTTTGAGAGGGAATTCATGCCGGGTGTTGGGTGCTGGCTCAGGGGGCTCCGTGCCCTCCTCTTCGCTCCTCTCCATAATCAGATTGACAGGCGGGGCAAGGCAATAAACAGGGAGCTGGTACCGGTTTCCTAATTCGTCATAGCACTCAGTAAGGGAGCCTGCAAGATAAGAAACAAACCAGTAGAGGGCATGAGAAGCCTGGGATAAAAGTATGCCTTTCCACAGGCATATTTGAG is a genomic window of Paroedura picta isolate Pp20150507F chromosome 8, Ppicta_v3.0, whole genome shotgun sequence containing:
- the UBTD1 gene encoding ubiquitin domain-containing protein 1 — protein: MGSCVGRQRRERPTTPGHPRKRAGRNEPLKKERPKWKSDYPMTDGQLRSKRDEFWDTAPAFEGRKEIWDALKAAAYAVEANDHGLAQAIIDGAGVTLPHGSLTECYDELGNRYQLPVYCLAPPVNLIMERSEEEGTEPPEPAPNTRHEFPLKVRLSTGKDVRLSASMTDTIGQLKKQLFAQEGLEPSWQRWFFSGKLLTDRTRLQETKIQKDFVIQVIINQPSAPRN